One genomic window of Elaeis guineensis isolate ETL-2024a chromosome 2, EG11, whole genome shotgun sequence includes the following:
- the LOC105041582 gene encoding LOW QUALITY PROTEIN: WRKY transcription factor 22 (The sequence of the model RefSeq protein was modified relative to this genomic sequence to represent the inferred CDS: deleted 2 bases in 1 codon), whose amino-acid sequence MDVDNWDLEAVVRGCCFRRPSTRTTSTATMTDPFSSRFSSPKGEQGDGEKDHLFGFPDIMDTETAFRDLEDLCKPFFHTPHQQPSQQQSQLFPQQSRPSSSPAVADPCQTQQQWSPPQRPLEANTPRSRRRKNQQKRVVRHVPADGLYSDMWAWRKYGQKPIKGSPYPRGYYRCSSSKGCLARKQVERSRTDPAMLVVTYTADHDHPLPTHRNSLAGSTRQKLPPPPAPAATSPSASGGGQDGDRMPPFSTPSSCVEDEHLRQRKGEEEEDEEEEEVLTVADIEMVGEEDVLFWEFEQGGGRRGVGARELPAISGFYADEGGYADHFFASTWMANSNAAAAAWGS is encoded by the exons ATGGACGTCGACAACTGGGATCTGGAGGCGGTAGTGAGGGGTTGCTGCTTCAGAAGACCATCAACGAGGACCACATCGACGGCGACGATGACAGATCCCTTCTCTTCC CGCTTCTCTAGTCCTAAAGGGGAACAAGGAGATGGAGAAAAAGACCACCTTTTTGGCTTTCCTGACATCATGGACACGGAAACCGCTTTCCGTGACCTGGAAGATCTCTGCAAGCCCTTCTTCCACACACCCCATCAGCAACCATCACAGCAGCAATCCCAGCTCTTCCCACAGCAAAGTAGACCATCCTCCTCTCCTGCCGTGGCCGATCCTTGTCAAACCCAGCAACAGTGGAGTCCGCCTCAACGGCCATTAGAAGCTAACACCCCTCGTTCCAGAAGAAG GAAGAACCAGCAAAAAAGGGTGGTCCGCCATGTCCCCGCCGACGGCCTCTATTCCGACATGTGGGCTTGGCGCAAATACGGCCAGAAACCCATCAAAGGCTCCCCATATCCACG GGGATATTATAGGTGCAGTAGCTCGAAAGGGTGCTTGGCGAGGAAGCAGGTGGAAAGGAGCCGGACCGACCCAGCGATGCTGGTCGTCACCTACACCGCCGACCACGACCACCCCCTTCCCACGCACCGCAACTCTCTCGCCGGAAGCACCCGCCAGAAGCTCCCCCCTCCCCCGGCGCCCGCCGCCACCTCCCCTTCCGCCTCAGGCGGCGGCCAAGACGGGGACCGGATGCCGCCCTTCAGCACACCGTCATCGTGCGTGGAGGACGAGCACCTCCGGCAGCGGAAGGGCGAGGAGGAGGAAgacgaggaggaagaggaggtgtTAACTGTGGCAGACATAGAGATGGTGGGGGAGGAGGACGTGCTCTTCTGGGAGTTTGAACAGGGCGGTGGGCGGAGGGGCGTGGGCGCCAGGGAGTTGCCGGCCATCTCGGGCTTCTACGCTGACGAAGGTGGCTATGCGGATCATTTCTTTGCTTCCACTTGGATGGCAAACAGCAACGCTGCGGCGGCAGCTTGGGGTAGTTAG